In bacterium, the DNA window CGCCTCGGCGGGATCGCGCGCCGCGACGGCGCCGACGCCCGGCACATCGCCGCCCTGCTGGCCCTGCCCTGGCTGGACACGCGGGCGATCGCCGCCCGCGGCTTCACGGCCGTCGTCGACGCCGTGGAAGGCGCCGGCGGCGCCCTGGTGCCGGAGCTGCTCGCCGCGCTGGGCGTGCGTTGCGTGCCCCTGCACTGCGGCCTGACGGGCCTGTTCCCGCACCCGGCCGAACCCACGCCCGCGAACCTGGCCGACCTGAGCGCGGCGGTCCGCCGCGAGGGCGCCGACCTCGGCTTCGCCGTCGACCCCGACGTGGATCGCCTGGTCCTGGCCGACGCGTCGGGACGCGTGCTGAACGAGGAGCTCACGCTCGCCGTCGCGGCCGACTTCCTGCTCGGGCGCGAGCCCGGCCCGGTCGCGATCAACCTCTCGACCACCGCGCTCGTCGAGGTCGTGGCCGCCCGCCACGGCGTCGGTGTGACCCGCACGCCCGTCGGCGAGGCCAACGTGGTCGAGGCCATGCTGCGCGAGGGCGCGGTCGTGGGCGGGGAGGGCAACGGCGGCGTCATCTACCCGGCGCTGCACCCGGGGCGGGACGCCCTGGTCGGGATCGCCATGGTCCTGCAGCACCTGGCCGACACCGGCCTGTCCCTGGCGGAACTCGTCGACCGCTACCCGCCGGTGGCCATGATCAAGGACAAGTTCGATCAAGAAGGACCGTTCGCGGCCGAAGACATCAAAGCGGGACTTGGAGTTGCGCTGGGTGAGGGCACGGTCGACGACCGTGACGGCCTGCGCTGGTCCGGCCCCGCCGGCTGGGTGCACATGCGCCCGTCGAACACCGAACCCATCGTCCGCGTGATCGCGGAGGCCGCCAGCGAGGCGCAGGCGCGGGACCTCGTGTCCCGTGCGCGTGCCCTGTGCGAGCGGGCCTGACGGCGAAGGAGCAGCCATGTGCGGGATCGTCGGCATCACGGGCGACAAGCAGGTCGCGCCCATCCTGATCGAGGGCCTCAAGCGGCTGGAGTACCGCGGCTACGACAGCGCGGGCATCGCGGTGATCAACGACGGCCTGCGCGTCGTCAAGCAGCAGGGCAAGATCAAGGCGCTCGAGATCGAGGCGGCCAACCACGACCTCAGCGGCCTGTGCGGCATCGCCCACACCCGTTGGGCGACGCACGGCGCGCCGAACCGCATCAACGCGCACCCGCACCAGGACGACGACGGCCGCCTGGCCCTGGTCCACAACGGCATCATCGAGAACTACACGGTGCTCAAGACGCAGCTGGTCAAGCAGGGCCACGTCTTCAAGTCGGAGACCGACACCGAGGTCCTGGCCCACCTCATCTCGCACCACTACCACGGGAACCTCGAGGAGGCGGTGCAGAAGGCCCTGTCGCTGGCCGAGGGGACCTACGGCATCGCGGTGATGCACGCGGACGAGCCGGGCAAGATCGTCGGCGCGCGCAAGGGCTCGCCGCTGGTGGTGGGCGTGGGGCAGGGCACCAACTACCTGGCCAGCGACGTGGCGGCGATCCTGGGCGAGACGCGCCAGGTCATCTACCTCGACGACGGCGAGCTCGCGGTGCTGACCCCGCACGACGTCCGCGTCCTGGGCATCCGCAACGAACTGCTGACCAAGGAGATCCAGGAGATCACCTGGGACCTCGACCGGATCCAGAAGGGCGGCTACCCGCACTTCATGCTCAAGGAGATCCACGAGCAGCCGGAGACCATCGTCGACGCCTTCCGCGGGCGCATCCTGCCCGACAGCGGCGACGTGAAGCTGTCGGGCCTGCGGCTCACGGACTGGGAGCTGCGCAACGTCCGCCGCATCATCATCCTGGCCTGCGGCACCAGCTTCCACGCCGGCCTGCTCGGCGAGTACCTCATCGAGGAGCACGCGGGCATCCCGGTGGAGGTGGAGTACGCGTCGGAGTTCCGCTACCGCTCGCCGGTGATCGAGCCCGGCACCCTCTGCCTGACGATCAGCCAGAGCGGGGAGACCATCGACACGCTCGAGGCCATGCGCGAGGCGAAGCGGCGCGGCGCCAAGGTGCTGGGCATCACCAACGTCGTGGGCTCGACGATCGCGCGCGAGACCGACGGCGGCATCTACATCCACGCCGGGCCCGAGATCGGCGTCGCCTCGACCAAGGCGTTCACCAGCCAGGTGACGATCCTGGTGCTGCTGACGATCATGCTCGGCCGCCGCCACACGATCTCCAGCGAGCGGGGCATGCGCCTGCTCGAGGACCTGCAGCGCATCCCGGAGAAGATCCGGCAGATCCTGGCCCGCGACGAGGAGATCCGCGAGATCGCCGCCGTCTACAAGGACCACAGCAACTTCCTGTACCTCGGCCGCGGCTACAACTTCCCGATCGCGCTCGAGGGCGCCCTGAAGCTGAAGGAGATCAGCTACATCCACGCCGAGGGCTACCCCGCCGCCGAGATGAAGCACGGGCCCATCGCGCTGATCGACCCCGACATGCCGGTGGTCGTGATCTGCACGCGCGACGGCAGCTACCAGAAGATCAAGGGCAACGTGCAGGAGGTGAAGGCCCGCTCGGGCAAGGTGATCAGCATCGTCACCGAGGACGAGGAGGAGATCGCCGCCATGAGCGACCACGTCATCCGCATCCCCGCCTCCTCGGAGCTCCTGTCGCCGCTGCTGGCCGTCGTGCCCCTGCAGCTGCTGGCCTACCACATCGCCGTCATGCGTGGCTGCAACGTCGACCAGCCGCGCAATCTCGCCAAGAGCGTCACCGTCGAGTGACGCCGAAGGAGGATCCGCCATGTCGCGCAAGGTGCTCGCGTCGTCCCAGGCCCCGGCCGCCGTCGGTCCCTACAGCCAGGGAGTCGCCGCCGCCGGGCTCGTGTTCACGGCCGGCCAGATCGGCCTCGACCCCGCCACGGGCAAGTTCGTCCCCGGCGGCGTGGTCGAGCAGGCCCGCCGGGCCCTGGACAACGCGCGGGCCGTGGTCGAGGCCGGCGGCGCCACGCTGGCCGACGTCGTGAAGGTCACCGTGTTCCTGGCGGACATGGGCGACTTCGCGGCGTTCAACGAGGTCTACCGGGAGTTCTTCACCGCCGACTTCCCCGCCCGTTCCGCCGTCGGTGTCGCCGCCCTGCCGGTCGGCGCGCTGGTCGAGGTGGAGATGATCGCGGCGACGCGCTGATTTTCGGTGGGTCCGGCCGGGACTCTGGTGTATCCTGTCGGCCGTGCACGGGAGTGGATGGGGCCTGGTGGCTTCCCGGGACTTCAAATCCCTGTGTCGGGCGCGTTGAACCGTCCGAGGTGGGTTCGATTCCCACACATTCCCGCCAGACCGGCCACCGGGCGTGCGACGCGGCGCGAGCCGCGTTTTTCGCGCCTGCCCGCGCGGCTCACGGAGCAGGCATGGAGACGGCGGCGCTGATCCTCAACCCCGTGGCGGGCCCCCGCCGCGGGCGCCTCGCCCCGGCCGCCGCAGCGGCCCTACTGCGCGGGGCGGGCGTCGAGCCCGAGATCCTGGTCACCGCCCGCGCCCACGAGGCGACCGACCTGGCCGCCCGGGCGGCGGAGCGGCACCCCTGGGTCGCGGTCGCCGGCGGCGACGGCACCGTCAGCGAGGTCGTCCGCGGCCTGGCCGGAACGCCCGCCACGCTGGTGGTGTTGCCGACCGGCAGCGGCAACGACTTCGCCCGCGGGCTGGGCATCGCCGACGCGCTCGCGGGCGCGGGCGCGATCCGCGACGGTCGCACCCGCGCGGTCGACGTCGCGGAGTTCGCCGGCCGCGTGTTCGTGAACTCGTGCGGCCTGCTGCTGGACGGAGAGGTCGCCCTGGCGGCGGCCGCCGTGGACCGGCGCTGGGGCCGGCTGCGCTACCCGCTGGCGACCCTGGGGCCGCTGGCCCGCTGCCGTCCCGCCCGCGTCCGCTGGACGCTGCGCGACGCGGACGGCGCGACGACGCTCGAGGGGGACTGGATGCTGGCCGAGATCGGCAACGGCCCGCGCTGCGGCGGCGGCTTCCTGCTGACGCCGGACGCCGACCCGGGCGACGGCCTGCTCGACCTCTGCCTCGTGCCAGCCCTGCGGCGCCGCGACCTCGTCAGGCTGCTGCCGCGCGGGATCCGCGGCACCCACGTCGACGACCCGCGGGTGACGATGCGGCGGATCACCGGCGCGACCGTCGAATTCGCGGCGCCGGCCGCGGCGCACTGGGACGGGGAAGCCGGGCGCCTGCCCGCCGGCGGTCACGAACTGCGCCTGCTGCCGCACGGCGTGCTGGTCCGCGTGCCGGCCCGAACGCGGGGCCGCGGACGCGGCGGGGAGGGACGATGAAACCGGCGGCGGTCCTGGTCGTGGTCGCGGCGGCCCTGGCGTGCGGTTCCGGCCGCGCCGTCGCGGATGCGGCGCCGCTCGCCGCTGCCGCGGCGAGCGCCGACAGCGCCGCGGCGGTGGTCGCCGCGCCGGTCGAAGCGACGACCGACTCGACGATCGCGCCCGTCGTCCACGCGGCGCCCGCGATCAGGGAATTCCGCCTCGCCTCGCCGGTCAACCCGACCCTGGCGACGGTGATGTCGCCGGTCTTCCCCGGCTGGGGGCAGCTCTACGCGGACAACGGCTGGCGCGGGGTGCTGGCCTTCGGCGCGGAGATGTTCTACTGGTCGCGCCTGCTGATGTACGACCGCAAGGCCGAGCGCCTGCTGGACTGGCGGGACGCGACGGACAACGATGCGGTGCGGGACTTCTACTGGGCGCAGGCCGAGGAGTACCGCGAGCTGGCCCGCGACAACGCCTGGTGGTCGGCGGGCGCGATGTTCATCATGGCGCTCGACGCCTACGTCGGCGCCCACCTGCACCGGTTCGAGCACGATCCGGTGCCCGTTCCCTCGAACTGGGATCCGGGCGACGTCCCCCAGCCGATCGAGCTGCCCGAAGCGGGCCGCCCGGCGGGGGCCGCGACCCTGGGCTGGTCCGCCACGTTCTGAAACGACGAACCGGGATGCGACGATGACCGAGATGGAACGCACGCGCAACTTCTGCATCATCGCCCACATCGACCACGGCAAGTCGACGCTGGCCGACCGTCTGCTCGAGTACACGGGCACGCTCAAGGGCAAGGACCTCAAGGCCCAGGTGCTGGACTCCATGGACCTCGAGCAGGAGCGCGGCATCACCATCAAGAGCCACCCGATCCGCATGACCTACACGGCCGCGGGCGTGTCCTACGTCCTGAACCTCATCGACACCCCGGGCCACGTCGACTTCAACTACGAGGTCTCGCGCAGCCTCGCCGCCTGCGAGGGGGCCCTGCTCGTCGTCGACGCCGTGCAGGGCGTCCAGGCGCAGACCATCAACAACCTCTACCTGGCCGTCGAGCACGGGCTGACGATCCTGCCGGTGATCAACAAGATCGACCTGGCGGCGGCGCGCCCGGAGTACGTGGCCGACCAGCTGGGCGACCTGATCGGCTGCCAGCGCTCCGAGGTGATGATGGTCAGCGCCAAATCCGGCGCGGGCATCGACGAGCTGCTGGCGGCGATCATCGCGCAGGTGCCGCCGCCGGCCGGCGACCCCGAGGCGCCGGTCAAGGCGCTGATCTTCGACTCGCTGTTCGACCCCTACGTCGGCGCGGTCGCCTACCTGCGGGTCATGGAGGGCACGCTGCGCAAGGGGGACAAGGTCAAGCTGATGCGCCAGGACCGCGTCCACGACATCGGCGAGATCGGCTGGTTCCGGCTGCAGCGCGTGCCGCGCCAGCACCTGTCGGCGGGCGAGGTCGGCTACATCGCGACCGGGGCCAAGGACGTGCGCCACATCCGCGTCGGCGACACCGTGACCCTCGCCGAGCGGCCCTGCGCGGAGCCGCTGGCGGGCTACGCCGAGGCCAAGCCGATGGTCTTCAGCGGCTTCTACCCGACGGACAACGACGCCTACAACGAGCTGAAGGACGCGCTGCAGAAGCTGCAGCTCAACGACGCCTCGCTGACCTGGGAACCCGAGAAGAGCGCCGCGCTCGGTTTCGGCTTCCGCTGCGGCTTCCTGGGCCTGCTGCACATGGAGATCGTCCAGGAGCGCCTCGAGCGGGAGTACGACCTGAACCTGATCGCCACGCTCCCCAACGTGGAGTACGAGGTCGATACCAAGGACGGGCGCACCCTGCTGGTGGAGAACCCGGCGCTGATGCCGTCGCCGCACGACACGCTGCAGATCCGCGAGCCCATCGTGCGCGCCACCGTGATCACGCCCAAGGAGTTCATCGGCAACGTCATCCAGATCACGCTGGAGAGGCGCGGCGTGCAGAAGAAGATGGAGTACATCGACACCGAACGGGTGACCCTGGAGTTCGACCTGCCGCTCAACGAGCTGGTGGTCGACTACTACGACAAGTTGAAGTCGGTGACCAAGGGCTACGCCTCGCTCGACTACGAGTACCTGGCCCACCGCCCGGGCGACCTGATCCGGCTCGACCTGCTCATCAACGGCGACCCGGTCGACGCCCTGGCCTGCATCGTGCACCGCGACGGCGCCTACAACTGGGGCCTCGAGCTGTGCCGCAAGCTCAAGGAGCTGATCCCGCGCCAGATGTTCCAGGTGGCGATCCAGGCCTCGATCGGCACCCGCGTGGTGGCGCGCACGACCGTCAAGCCCTTCCGCAAGAACGTGACCGCCAAGTGCTACGGCGGCGACATCTCGCGCAAGCGGAAGCTGCTGGAGAAGCAGAAGGAAGGCAAACGCCGCATGAAGCAGGTGGGGGCCGTCGAGATCCCGCAGGAGGCGTTCATGGCCCTGCTCAAGGTCGAGCGCTAGGCCGGGCGTACCCGGCACGGAACGGGCCGCGGCCCGACCAGAGGAAGGAACGGCACGATGTTCGGTCGCAAGAGGCAGCAGGGTGCGCGGCGGCAGGAAACGCGGATGCAGAGATCGGCGCGCACCGGGTTCCGCCACCGCCTGTGGGCGGACTACGTCAAGCCGATCGGCACGGCCGTGCTGGTGGCGCTGGTGATCCGCCAGTTCGTGATCCAGGCGTTCCGGATCCCTTCGCCCTCCATGGTCAACACGCTGCTGGTCGGCGATTTCCTGTTCGTGAACAAGTACCTCTACGGCGCCAAGACGCCCGAGCGCATCCGCATCCCCCTGGTGAACTGGACGCTCGCGGACGACCTGCCCGTGCTGAAGCTGCCGGCGCTGCGGGCGCCGCGCCGCGGCGACATCATCGTCTTCGAGTTCCCCAAGGACCGCACGCAGGACTACATCAAGCGCTGCGTCGCCGTGGCCGGCGACCGGGTCGAGGTCCGCCAGGGGCTGCTGCGGGTCAACGGCGAGCTCTACGAGGACGCGCTCGACCATCCCGGCCGCGTGACCCAGGTGCAGTCCGCCGGCGCGCGCAGCCTCCCGCACACCCTGCACAACGCGGCCGCGGACGCGCGGGCCTTCGGGCGCGAGTACGGTCTGGCCGAGGCGCTGCGCACCGAGGGCCTCACGCCGCGCCGCTTCGTCGAGATGGTCGAAGCGGCCGTCGCCGCCGGCGCCGGACTCGACCCGGCCGCGCTGGCCGGCGACCTCGCGCCGCTGCGCGCCCACATCGACGGCAGCGGCTCGCTGACCGTCCTGGAGATGAGCCGCCACATGGGCGCGCTGCACGCCGCCGCGGCCGCCGCGGCCGCGCCGTTCGTGGTGCCGTCCGGGACGATCTTCATGATGGGCGACAACCGCGACAACAGCTACGACAGCCGCGGCTGGGGGCCGCTCGACCTGGACCTGGTCAAGGGCAAGGCCATCTTCATCTACTGGTCCTGGGACGCGCAGCGATTCATGCCACGGCTCGCCCGGATCGGCGACCTGATCCGGTGAACGCCGCGCCCGCGCAGCGACCGCCGCCTCGGCGCCGCCCGGGCGGCGGTGTCTACATCCACGTGCCGTTCTGCGCCTCCCTGTGCTCCTACTGCCGCTTCCCGCGCACCGACCGCCACGACGGCGCGTCCCGGCGGCGGCTGGTCGCGGCCGTGATCGCCGAATTCGCGCTGCGCCGCGACGCCTGCGCGACGCTGCGCGACGGGCGGCGACCGGCGCTGACCTGCTACGTCGGCGGCGGCACGCCCTCGGTCCTGGAGCCCGGCCTCTTCGTCGACCTGCTGCAGGGCACCTGGGGCCGCCTGGCCCGCGCGGGCCGGGCCGAAGTGACTGCCGAGGCGAACCCCGAGAGCTTCGACGAGGCGCGGGCCGACGCCTGGCGCGGGGCGGGCGTCGGGCGCGTCAGCCTGGGCGTCCAGAGCCTCGACCCGGACGTGCTGCGCCTGCTCGGCCGCCGCTGCGACCCCGACCGCGCCCGCGCCGCGCTGCGCCTGGCCGCGTCGCGCTTCCCGCGCGTCAGCGCCGACTGGATCCTGGCGCCGGGCTGCCGCCGCGACCGGCTCGCGCGGGAGTTCGCCGAAGCCCGCGACCTCGGCGTGGGCCACGTCTCGTTCTACATCCTCGAACTGCACGCGGGCACGCCGCTGACCGCTGACGTCGAGGCCGGACGCGTGCCCCGGCCCCGCGACGCCGAGGTCGAGGCCCTCTACCTGGGCGCCTGCGAGGACCTGGCGCGCCTGGGCTACCGGCAGTACGAGATCTCCAACTTCTGCCTGCCCGGCCAGCGGTCGCGCCACAACGCCGCCTACTGGCGGCGGACGCCCTACCTCGGGCTCGGTCCCGGCGCCCACGGCTTCGCCGGGAACCGCCGC includes these proteins:
- a CDS encoding coproporphyrinogen-III oxidase family protein, producing the protein MNAAPAQRPPPRRRPGGGVYIHVPFCASLCSYCRFPRTDRHDGASRRRLVAAVIAEFALRRDACATLRDGRRPALTCYVGGGTPSVLEPGLFVDLLQGTWGRLARAGRAEVTAEANPESFDEARADAWRGAGVGRVSLGVQSLDPDVLRLLGRRCDPDRARAALRLAASRFPRVSADWILAPGCRRDRLAREFAEARDLGVGHVSFYILELHAGTPLTADVEAGRVPRPRDAEVEALYLGACEDLARLGYRQYEISNFCLPGQRSRHNAAYWRRTPYLGLGPGAHGFAGNRRYANLADLTRYVAEVEAGRLPEARVDRLGPAARRLERMFLPLRTAAGAPLRDLPANDAVLARGEAEGLWRRARGRLALTPRGRLRIDDVETLFAGLAGRGPVDTPKSFGLTCGPVPGTGATGAAG
- a CDS encoding DUF5683 domain-containing protein; this translates as MKPAAVLVVVAAALACGSGRAVADAAPLAAAAASADSAAAVVAAPVEATTDSTIAPVVHAAPAIREFRLASPVNPTLATVMSPVFPGWGQLYADNGWRGVLAFGAEMFYWSRLLMYDRKAERLLDWRDATDNDAVRDFYWAQAEEYRELARDNAWWSAGAMFIMALDAYVGAHLHRFEHDPVPVPSNWDPGDVPQPIELPEAGRPAGAATLGWSATF
- a CDS encoding YegS/Rv2252/BmrU family lipid kinase → METAALILNPVAGPRRGRLAPAAAAALLRGAGVEPEILVTARAHEATDLAARAAERHPWVAVAGGDGTVSEVVRGLAGTPATLVVLPTGSGNDFARGLGIADALAGAGAIRDGRTRAVDVAEFAGRVFVNSCGLLLDGEVALAAAAVDRRWGRLRYPLATLGPLARCRPARVRWTLRDADGATTLEGDWMLAEIGNGPRCGGGFLLTPDADPGDGLLDLCLVPALRRRDLVRLLPRGIRGTHVDDPRVTMRRITGATVEFAAPAAAHWDGEAGRLPAGGHELRLLPHGVLVRVPARTRGRGRGGEGR
- the glmM gene encoding phosphoglucosamine mutase, coding for MALRISVSGIRGVIGDGLDAVVAARWAAAFGAWLPPGPVVVGRDTRPSGPVLLDAVSSALRSTGHDVVDIGVASTPTTEMEVQESDAVGGVIITASHNPQQWNALKLLDGRGLFLGAEANAALQVLLDTGRGHVAWDRLGGIARRDGADARHIAALLALPWLDTRAIAARGFTAVVDAVEGAGGALVPELLAALGVRCVPLHCGLTGLFPHPAEPTPANLADLSAAVRREGADLGFAVDPDVDRLVLADASGRVLNEELTLAVAADFLLGREPGPVAINLSTTALVEVVAARHGVGVTRTPVGEANVVEAMLREGAVVGGEGNGGVIYPALHPGRDALVGIAMVLQHLADTGLSLAELVDRYPPVAMIKDKFDQEGPFAAEDIKAGLGVALGEGTVDDRDGLRWSGPAGWVHMRPSNTEPIVRVIAEAASEAQARDLVSRARALCERA
- the glmS gene encoding glutamine--fructose-6-phosphate transaminase (isomerizing): MCGIVGITGDKQVAPILIEGLKRLEYRGYDSAGIAVINDGLRVVKQQGKIKALEIEAANHDLSGLCGIAHTRWATHGAPNRINAHPHQDDDGRLALVHNGIIENYTVLKTQLVKQGHVFKSETDTEVLAHLISHHYHGNLEEAVQKALSLAEGTYGIAVMHADEPGKIVGARKGSPLVVGVGQGTNYLASDVAAILGETRQVIYLDDGELAVLTPHDVRVLGIRNELLTKEIQEITWDLDRIQKGGYPHFMLKEIHEQPETIVDAFRGRILPDSGDVKLSGLRLTDWELRNVRRIIILACGTSFHAGLLGEYLIEEHAGIPVEVEYASEFRYRSPVIEPGTLCLTISQSGETIDTLEAMREAKRRGAKVLGITNVVGSTIARETDGGIYIHAGPEIGVASTKAFTSQVTILVLLTIMLGRRHTISSERGMRLLEDLQRIPEKIRQILARDEEIREIAAVYKDHSNFLYLGRGYNFPIALEGALKLKEISYIHAEGYPAAEMKHGPIALIDPDMPVVVICTRDGSYQKIKGNVQEVKARSGKVISIVTEDEEEIAAMSDHVIRIPASSELLSPLLAVVPLQLLAYHIAVMRGCNVDQPRNLAKSVTVE
- a CDS encoding RidA family protein, which codes for MSRKVLASSQAPAAVGPYSQGVAAAGLVFTAGQIGLDPATGKFVPGGVVEQARRALDNARAVVEAGGATLADVVKVTVFLADMGDFAAFNEVYREFFTADFPARSAVGVAALPVGALVEVEMIAATR
- the lepB gene encoding signal peptidase I → MQRSARTGFRHRLWADYVKPIGTAVLVALVIRQFVIQAFRIPSPSMVNTLLVGDFLFVNKYLYGAKTPERIRIPLVNWTLADDLPVLKLPALRAPRRGDIIVFEFPKDRTQDYIKRCVAVAGDRVEVRQGLLRVNGELYEDALDHPGRVTQVQSAGARSLPHTLHNAAADARAFGREYGLAEALRTEGLTPRRFVEMVEAAVAAGAGLDPAALAGDLAPLRAHIDGSGSLTVLEMSRHMGALHAAAAAAAAPFVVPSGTIFMMGDNRDNSYDSRGWGPLDLDLVKGKAIFIYWSWDAQRFMPRLARIGDLIR
- the lepA gene encoding translation elongation factor 4, which translates into the protein MTEMERTRNFCIIAHIDHGKSTLADRLLEYTGTLKGKDLKAQVLDSMDLEQERGITIKSHPIRMTYTAAGVSYVLNLIDTPGHVDFNYEVSRSLAACEGALLVVDAVQGVQAQTINNLYLAVEHGLTILPVINKIDLAAARPEYVADQLGDLIGCQRSEVMMVSAKSGAGIDELLAAIIAQVPPPAGDPEAPVKALIFDSLFDPYVGAVAYLRVMEGTLRKGDKVKLMRQDRVHDIGEIGWFRLQRVPRQHLSAGEVGYIATGAKDVRHIRVGDTVTLAERPCAEPLAGYAEAKPMVFSGFYPTDNDAYNELKDALQKLQLNDASLTWEPEKSAALGFGFRCGFLGLLHMEIVQERLEREYDLNLIATLPNVEYEVDTKDGRTLLVENPALMPSPHDTLQIREPIVRATVITPKEFIGNVIQITLERRGVQKKMEYIDTERVTLEFDLPLNELVVDYYDKLKSVTKGYASLDYEYLAHRPGDLIRLDLLINGDPVDALACIVHRDGAYNWGLELCRKLKELIPRQMFQVAIQASIGTRVVARTTVKPFRKNVTAKCYGGDISRKRKLLEKQKEGKRRMKQVGAVEIPQEAFMALLKVER